A region from the Eptesicus fuscus isolate TK198812 chromosome 1, DD_ASM_mEF_20220401, whole genome shotgun sequence genome encodes:
- the ARMCX5 gene encoding armadillo repeat-containing X-linked protein 5, whose translation MAVAMAKEVSKMEAKSKTRVMAETKAKPLAELGVVPQNNSKAMPTSRFSAVYKYEVKADAGSEANIRSFSKADNKADIGSRPLRRKEASTKFRDGDRAGIIESNDEDEENVCSWFWTGEEPSLGSWFWPEEENPYQVYKPPPPKIEEKPEPTPKPELTIKQKAAAWSRARYSVLVPIDGGEPSLPPEGNWTLVATLIETPLGIRPLTKIPPFDDGPYFQTLAEIKEQIRYREKYGPNPKTCRCKSRVFTLEPKEFDKLVALLTLTRDPFIHGIARMIMGISPAYPFTQDIVHDVGITVMIENLVNNPNVKEHPRALNKVDDNSESSEEAKTGESYVNEVCKDIISYPLNSPVQLAELKLLEHLSVKFENHHMIANYIPDLLTLLNKGNVKTKFYVLKVFSRLSKNQANTRELISAKVLSSLVAPFNKNESKANILNIIEIFENINFQFKKKVKLFTKEEFTKYELISIFQEAKQFGQKLQDLAEHSDPEREWKRRGETEREKHLCERDIDWTEAGDQACN comes from the exons ATGGCCGTGGCTATGGCAAAGGAAGTGAGCAAGATGGAAGCAAAGAGTAAGACTAGAGTCATGGCTGAAACTAAGGCAAAACCCCTGGCAGAACTTGGTGTAGTGCCCCAAAACAATTCTAAAGCCATGCCTACATCCAGGTTCAGTGCTGTGTACAAGTATGAAGTCAAGGCTGATGCTGGAAGTGAAGCCAATATCAGGTCCTTTTCCAAGGCTGATAATAAGGCCGATATTGGATCCAGACCCCTGAGAAGGAAAGAGGCCAGCACCAAGTTCAGGGATGGGGACAGAGCTGGTATAATCGAGTCCAATGATGAGGATGAAGAAAATGTCTGCTCCTGGTTCTGGACTGGAGAAGAGCCTAGTTTAGGATCCTGGTTCTGGCCTGAAGAAGAGAACCCTTATCAAGTTTATAAACCTCCACCACCTAAGATCGAGGAAAAGCCCGAGCCCACACCCAAACCTGAACTTACTATAAAGCAAAAAGCAGCAGCATGGTCAAGGGCCAGGTATAGTGTCCTAGTCCCAATAGATGGAGGGGAACCATCCTTGCCTCCAGAAGGGAATTGGACTCTGGTTGCAACCTTGATTGAAACTCCTCTGGGTATTCGGCCTCTGACCAAGATCCCACCCTTTGATGATGGGCCTTACTTCCAGACCTTAGCTGAGATCAAAGAACAGATTAGGTATAGGGAAAAGTATGGGCCCAATCCAAAAACCTGCCGCTGCAAATCACGTGTCTTCACTTTAGAGCCTAAAGAGTTTGATAAACTTGTTGCCCTACTTACGTTAACTAGGGATCCTTTCATTCATGGAATAGCAAGGATGATAATGGGCATCAGTCCTGCTTATCCATTTACCCAAGATATAGTTCATGATGTAGGTATTACTGTTATGATTGAAAACCTGGTCAATAATCCCAATGTTAAAGAACACCCGAGAGCTTTAAATAAAGTGGATGACAACTCTGAATCTTCTGAAGAAGCAAAAACAGGAGAGTCATATGTAAATGAAGTCTGTAAGGACataatctcttatcctttgaacTCCCCTGTGCAACTTGCTGAACTAAAATTATTGGAGCACTTGAGTGTGAAATTTGAGAATCACCATATGATTGCCAATTATATTCCAGATCTCCTCACCTTGTTAAACAAGGGAAATGTCAAAACcaagttttatgttttaaaagtgttttcGCGCTTGTCTAAAAATCAAGCCAATACAAGAGAATTGATCAGTGCCAAAGTACTGTCATCATTGGTTGCACCCTTTAACAAGAATGAGTCAAAGGCCAATATTCTTAATATTATTGAAATTTTTGAGAATATAAATTTCCAATTCAAAAAGAAGGTGAAGTTATTTACCAAGGAAGAGTTCACTAAATATGAACTTATTTCCATATTCCAGGAAGCAAAACAGTTTGGTCAGAAACTCCAAGACTTAGCAGAACACAGTGATCCTGAG agagagtggaagagaaggggagagacagagagagagaaacatctatgtgagagagacatcgattggaccgaggccggggatcaagcctgcaactga